A single genomic interval of Lacrimispora sphenoides JCM 1415 harbors:
- the aroC gene encoding chorismate synthase yields the protein MAGSTLGTIWKVTTWGESHGKAIGVVLDGCPAGLKLEEADIQEYLDRRKPGQSKFTTKRQEADQVEILSGVFEGKTTGTPISMVIWNTDQRSRDYGNLMEVYRPGHADFSFDEKYGIRDYRGGGRSSGRETIGRVAAGAVAACFLKSLGITVTAYTRSVGPYEVKAEQFSIKERDNNQLFMPDKETAALACEYLEEMMGKLDSVGGVVECVIDGVPAGIGDPVFDKYDAALAKAVMSIGAVKGFEIGDGFGAARALGSQNNDGFCKGLNKGVEKITNHAGGILGGISDGSQVVFRAAFKPTPSVAQSQKTVTRLGEETEIQIKGRHDPIVVPRAVVVVEAMAALTTADLLLANMASRMDRILTFYGRQTEGEGSLET from the coding sequence ATGGCAGGATCAACACTGGGGACAATATGGAAGGTAACAACCTGGGGGGAATCTCATGGAAAGGCCATCGGCGTTGTGCTAGACGGCTGTCCGGCAGGTCTAAAACTGGAGGAGGCGGATATCCAGGAATACTTGGACCGGAGAAAACCGGGGCAGAGCAAATTCACCACAAAGCGCCAGGAGGCCGATCAGGTAGAGATTTTGTCCGGAGTTTTTGAGGGAAAGACAACGGGAACTCCCATTTCCATGGTGATCTGGAATACAGACCAGCGCTCCAGGGATTACGGAAACTTAATGGAGGTTTACCGTCCGGGCCATGCAGATTTTTCCTTTGATGAAAAATACGGGATCAGGGATTACCGGGGAGGCGGCCGTTCCTCCGGAAGGGAGACCATTGGAAGGGTGGCGGCCGGCGCTGTTGCTGCCTGCTTTTTAAAGAGTCTTGGAATTACTGTGACCGCTTACACCAGATCCGTCGGGCCTTATGAGGTAAAGGCAGAGCAGTTCAGTATAAAGGAGCGGGATAATAACCAACTTTTCATGCCTGATAAGGAAACAGCGGCTCTTGCCTGCGAATACTTAGAAGAGATGATGGGAAAGCTGGACTCTGTGGGAGGCGTGGTGGAATGCGTCATTGACGGTGTTCCGGCCGGAATCGGCGATCCGGTATTTGATAAGTATGATGCGGCTCTTGCAAAGGCGGTCATGTCCATCGGAGCGGTCAAGGGCTTTGAGATCGGAGACGGCTTTGGGGCTGCACGTGCCCTGGGATCCCAGAATAACGATGGATTTTGTAAGGGACTTAATAAGGGAGTGGAGAAGATCACCAACCATGCAGGGGGAATTCTTGGAGGGATCAGCGATGGTTCCCAGGTGGTTTTCCGTGCTGCATTTAAGCCTACACCGTCTGTAGCACAGTCCCAGAAAACCGTGACGCGACTGGGTGAGGAAACAGAGATCCAAATCAAGGGGCGCCATGACCCTATCGTTGTTCCTCGCGCAGTGGTAGTAGTGGAAGCCATGGCAGCACTTA
- a CDS encoding lactonase family protein, which translates to MKGKYMAYVGSYSYNGQAKGITVYDVDVEEGRFIPRCEVEVDNSSYVIASNDGKTLYSIADEGIVSFRIHENGAITRLNSANIKGMRGCHLSTDAEDRYIFVSGYHDGKSTVLRLNEDGSVGEIVTGVYHKGLGSVAERNFRPHVSCSRRTPDGKFIMVADLGIDQVKIYRFNENDEEMLLVDVLHCDLESAPKCFRFSSDGRFFYLISELKNVIDVFTYETGERQPKIEKIQTVFTAGPKQSQLTAACSMRLSNDERHLFCGNAGDNSVTVYERDKETGLLEALCCLPISGSFPKDICVFPDDKHIASINHETGSITFFTVDYKKGLLVMNGKELKVNEPNSCVIVKVDN; encoded by the coding sequence ATGAAGGGCAAGTATATGGCTTATGTAGGTTCTTATTCCTACAACGGACAGGCAAAGGGGATTACTGTATACGATGTTGATGTGGAAGAGGGCCGTTTTATTCCAAGATGCGAGGTGGAAGTTGATAATTCTTCCTATGTAATTGCTTCTAATGATGGGAAGACGCTGTACTCCATCGCGGATGAAGGAATCGTATCCTTCCGCATTCATGAGAATGGGGCGATAACAAGACTTAATTCAGCGAATATTAAGGGAATGAGGGGCTGCCATCTGTCTACCGATGCAGAGGACAGGTATATCTTTGTATCTGGATACCATGATGGTAAGTCCACGGTGCTTCGGCTGAATGAGGATGGCTCCGTAGGTGAGATCGTGACCGGAGTGTACCATAAGGGCCTTGGCAGTGTGGCAGAAAGAAATTTCCGTCCCCACGTGAGCTGTTCCAGAAGAACTCCTGACGGAAAATTTATCATGGTGGCTGATCTGGGAATAGATCAGGTTAAGATTTACCGTTTTAATGAGAACGATGAAGAAATGCTACTGGTGGATGTCCTGCACTGCGATCTGGAATCCGCTCCCAAATGCTTTCGTTTTAGTTCTGACGGAAGATTTTTCTATCTTATTTCAGAGTTAAAGAATGTGATCGATGTGTTCACCTATGAAACAGGAGAGCGGCAGCCAAAGATTGAGAAGATCCAGACGGTTTTCACTGCCGGACCAAAGCAGAGCCAGCTTACTGCGGCATGCTCCATGCGCTTATCCAATGATGAAAGGCATTTATTCTGCGGCAACGCGGGGGACAATTCTGTTACGGTTTATGAGCGGGACAAGGAAACAGGGCTATTAGAAGCCTTATGCTGTCTTCCTATAAGCGGCAGCTTTCCCAAGGATATCTGCGTTTTTCCGGATGATAAGCATATCGCTTCCATCAACCATGAGACTGGCAGTATCACATTTTTCACGGTTGATTATAAGAAAGGGCTTCTTGTCATGAACGGCAAGGAGCTTAAGGTTAATGAACCAAACAGCTGCGTGATCGTAAAAGTAGACAATTAA
- a CDS encoding helix-turn-helix domain-containing protein: MDIGTKLKELRVLKGLTQEELADRAELSKGFISQLERDLTSPSIATLLDILQCLGTSVGEFFNESPEEQIVFGKSDYFEKHDAELKNEIKWIIPNAQKNMMEPILLTLEAGGETYPDNPHEGEEFGYVLQGNISIHIGNKTYKAKKGESFYFVSDKKHYLSSKAGATLIWVSSPPSF; the protein is encoded by the coding sequence ATGGATATCGGTACAAAACTAAAAGAGCTTCGGGTCTTAAAGGGGCTTACGCAGGAAGAACTGGCTGACCGCGCAGAGCTGTCAAAGGGGTTCATATCCCAGCTGGAAAGGGATTTGACGTCCCCCTCCATTGCTACCCTTTTGGATATTTTACAATGCCTTGGAACCTCTGTCGGCGAGTTCTTCAATGAGAGCCCGGAAGAACAGATCGTATTCGGAAAATCTGATTACTTTGAGAAACACGATGCAGAGCTTAAGAATGAAATCAAATGGATCATTCCCAATGCACAGAAAAACATGATGGAGCCGATCCTTCTCACCCTGGAAGCCGGCGGAGAAACTTATCCTGATAATCCTCATGAGGGAGAGGAATTCGGCTATGTACTGCAGGGTAATATTTCCATCCATATAGGAAACAAAACATATAAAGCCAAAAAAGGGGAATCCTTTTACTTTGTATCAGACAAAAAACATTACTTAAGCAGCAAGGCCGGCGCTACTCTCATATGGGTAAGCTCCCCGCCAAGCTTTTAA
- a CDS encoding ABC transporter ATP-binding protein, whose protein sequence is MGQPLIDLRNITKSFDGTMVLDDLNLSVKENAFVTLLGPSGCGKTTTLRIIGGFESPDKGQVIFDGQDITSLPPNKRQLNTVFQKYALFNHMSISENIAFGLKIKNKPKAYIQDKIKYALKLVNLDGFENRTVSSLSGGQQQRIAIARAIVNEPRVLLLDEPLGALDLKLRQDMQYELIRLKNELGITFIYVTHDQEEALTMSDTIVVMNQGYIQQMGSPENIYNEPENAFVADFIGESNIVPGIMVRDELVEIFNAKFVCVDKGFGSHKPVDVVIRPEDIDLVAPEEGTLTGIVTHLIFKGVHYEMEVTTPDGFEWLVHSTDMFPVGQEVGIHVNPFDIQIMNKPASEDEEAVGINE, encoded by the coding sequence ATGGGTCAGCCATTAATTGATTTAAGGAATATTACAAAAAGCTTTGACGGTACCATGGTACTGGATGATTTAAACCTCTCGGTAAAGGAGAACGCATTTGTTACCCTGCTAGGACCCAGCGGATGCGGCAAGACTACAACCCTTCGGATCATCGGCGGCTTTGAAAGCCCTGACAAAGGGCAGGTGATCTTTGACGGACAGGACATTACCAGCCTGCCTCCCAACAAGCGGCAGCTGAATACTGTATTCCAGAAATACGCTTTGTTTAACCACATGTCCATTTCAGAAAACATCGCCTTTGGCCTGAAAATTAAAAATAAACCGAAAGCCTATATACAGGATAAGATTAAATATGCCTTAAAGCTGGTCAACTTAGACGGCTTTGAAAACCGCACAGTAAGCTCCTTAAGCGGCGGTCAGCAGCAGCGGATCGCCATCGCCAGGGCAATCGTAAACGAACCAAGGGTCCTTCTCCTTGACGAGCCTTTGGGAGCTTTGGACTTAAAGCTTCGCCAGGATATGCAGTATGAGCTGATCCGTCTGAAAAATGAGCTGGGTATCACCTTTATCTACGTTACCCATGACCAGGAGGAAGCCCTGACCATGTCTGATACCATCGTTGTCATGAACCAGGGTTATATCCAGCAAATGGGCTCCCCGGAAAACATCTACAATGAGCCTGAAAATGCCTTTGTGGCCGACTTTATCGGAGAAAGCAACATCGTGCCCGGAATTATGGTCCGGGATGAACTGGTGGAGATTTTTAATGCCAAATTTGTCTGTGTGGATAAGGGCTTTGGATCCCATAAGCCTGTTGACGTGGTCATCCGTCCGGAGGATATCGACCTGGTAGCTCCTGAGGAAGGGACCCTCACAGGCATTGTCACCCATTTAATTTTCAAGGGCGTCCACTATGAGATGGAAGTGACCACTCCTGACGGCTTTGAATGGCTGGTACACAGCACGGATATGTTCCCGGTCGGACAGGAGGTGGGCATTCACGTAAACCCATTCGACATTCAGATCATGAACAAGCCGGCTTCTGAGGATGAGGAGGCCGTGGGAATCAATGAATAA
- a CDS encoding ABC transporter permease produces MNKKLLSGPYIMWMIGFILIPLALIVYYGLTDRSGAFTMANVLSVTSAEHAKALWLSLGLSFISTVLCLILAYPLAMVLRSRGMGQGSFIVFIFILPMWMNFLLRTLAWQTLLEKNGVINGVLTALHLPNQNLINTSGAIILGMVYNFLPFMVLPIYNVLMKIDDNVINAARDLGANTVQILFRILFPLSIPGIVSGITMVFVPALTTFVISNLLGGSKILLIGNVIEQEFTRGSNWNLGSGLSLVLMIFILISMALIAKYDKNGEGTAF; encoded by the coding sequence ATGAATAAAAAATTATTATCCGGCCCATACATCATGTGGATGATCGGCTTCATCCTGATTCCGCTGGCGCTGATTGTGTATTACGGGCTCACGGACCGTTCCGGGGCCTTTACCATGGCAAATGTCCTCTCCGTAACATCGGCAGAACATGCAAAGGCCCTTTGGCTTTCTCTGGGACTTTCCTTTATCAGCACAGTCCTCTGCCTGATCCTTGCTTATCCTCTGGCCATGGTTCTGCGTTCCAGAGGGATGGGCCAGGGAAGCTTTATCGTTTTTATCTTCATCCTTCCCATGTGGATGAATTTTCTTCTCCGGACCCTGGCATGGCAGACATTACTGGAAAAGAACGGTGTTATAAACGGCGTTCTGACCGCACTCCACCTGCCTAACCAGAACCTGATCAATACATCGGGAGCCATTATCCTCGGCATGGTTTACAACTTTCTGCCGTTTATGGTTCTTCCGATTTACAACGTACTGATGAAAATTGATGACAATGTGATAAACGCTGCCAGAGACTTGGGGGCCAACACGGTTCAGATTTTGTTCCGGATCCTTTTTCCCTTAAGCATCCCCGGCATTGTAAGCGGGATCACTATGGTATTCGTACCGGCTCTTACCACATTTGTTATCTCAAACCTTTTGGGAGGAAGCAAGATCCTTCTGATTGGTAATGTGATCGAGCAGGAGTTTACCAGGGGAAGCAACTGGAATCTAGGCTCCGGCCTTTCCCTGGTTTTGATGATTTTCATTCTGATCAGCATGGCGCTTATTGCCAAATATGATAAGAACGGGGAGGGAACGGCATTCTGA
- a CDS encoding ABC transporter permease: MNRKTFIKRMIQDFYLVIILVFLYAPIATMAVLSFNSSKSRTQWGGFTTRWYTELFSSSTIMTALYNTLLIAFLSSLIAVIIGTAAAIAINGMKRVPRSLLMGVTNIPMLNADIVTGISLMLAFIAFGISLGFKTILISHITFNIPYVILSVMPKLKQTDKSTFEAALDLGATSVSAFFKVVFPDILPGVLSGFLLAFTMSLDDFIITHFTRGAGINTLSTLIYSEVRRGIKPSMYALSSIIFITVLVLLLITNFAPKRKK, from the coding sequence ATGAACAGAAAGACTTTTATCAAACGGATGATCCAGGATTTTTACCTGGTGATCATTCTGGTATTTTTATATGCCCCTATTGCCACCATGGCAGTGCTGTCCTTTAACAGCTCCAAATCCCGTACCCAGTGGGGCGGCTTTACCACCAGATGGTATACAGAGCTGTTCTCAAGCAGTACCATTATGACAGCCCTTTACAATACGCTGCTGATCGCATTCCTGTCTTCTCTGATCGCAGTCATTATCGGCACCGCTGCGGCAATCGCCATTAACGGCATGAAGCGGGTCCCCCGCTCCCTTCTCATGGGTGTTACCAACATCCCCATGCTGAACGCGGATATTGTTACAGGAATCTCCCTTATGCTGGCATTTATCGCCTTTGGGATTTCCCTGGGCTTTAAAACCATTTTAATTTCACATATTACCTTTAACATCCCGTATGTCATTTTAAGCGTCATGCCAAAGTTAAAGCAAACAGATAAAAGCACTTTTGAAGCTGCCTTGGATCTGGGAGCCACATCGGTCTCCGCATTTTTCAAAGTGGTGTTCCCGGATATCCTTCCGGGTGTGCTTTCCGGTTTTCTCCTTGCATTCACAATGTCCTTAGATGATTTTATCATCACACACTTTACAAGGGGAGCCGGCATCAATACTCTTTCTACCCTGATTTACAGCGAGGTACGCCGGGGAATCAAGCCCTCCATGTACGCGCTGTCAAGTATCATCTTTATCACGGTGCTGGTGCTGTTGCTCATCACCAACTTTGCACCAAAGCGTAAAAAATAA